The Gilliamella apicola genome window below encodes:
- the mepM gene encoding murein DD-endopeptidase MepM, with product MASKIESPNVEKNKFNFPYFSLLGVLLVVILFTVLWRPLNLDRTVYVPLTPQVETTVTDNINSPVVVGDGRIEVVGGKSKTDQITESSDVPEDEIVKDELDDIIEDKGNTVQYTVARGDTLHDILLRYNVNRRDVYQLTTNFKQLANLRIGQQISWTIDDSRNLQSFSWIISSNNIRIYEKSGNKFIESSETIEVVPQNVVIKGDIKTSFIADARKSGLTSSEIGIITRALQWRLDFRRLKVGDKFSVILSREVHGKRLANSQLIGVRIKNGSKDYYAILADDGKFYDINGGSLSQSFFRYPLAKQARVSSGFNPRRLNPVTGIVTPHNGVDFAVSRGTPVLSVGNGEVVIAKYSGSAGNYIAIRHGRQYMTTYMHLDKILVKPGQQVKQGDKIGLSGNTGRSTGPHLHFELHINNKPVNPLTASLPISEGLTGKSKKAFLSKVKDIRSQLNF from the coding sequence TTGGCAAGTAAGATTGAATCCCCTAATGTTGAAAAGAATAAATTTAATTTTCCCTATTTTTCACTATTAGGTGTTCTTCTTGTGGTTATCTTATTTACCGTATTATGGCGTCCACTTAATTTGGATCGTACGGTATATGTTCCTTTGACTCCTCAAGTTGAAACGACAGTAACAGATAATATTAATTCTCCAGTTGTTGTTGGTGATGGTCGGATTGAAGTTGTTGGCGGTAAATCAAAAACAGATCAAATTACTGAATCATCAGATGTTCCTGAGGATGAAATAGTTAAAGACGAATTAGATGACATTATTGAAGATAAGGGCAATACTGTGCAATATACTGTTGCACGAGGTGATACTTTACATGATATTTTGCTAAGGTATAACGTCAATAGAAGGGATGTTTACCAATTAACAACCAACTTTAAACAGCTTGCCAATTTAAGAATTGGTCAACAAATTAGTTGGACTATTGATGACTCCCGTAATCTACAAAGTTTTAGTTGGATAATATCCAGTAACAATATCAGAATTTACGAAAAATCAGGCAATAAATTTATTGAAAGCTCTGAAACTATAGAAGTGGTACCACAAAATGTAGTTATAAAAGGGGATATAAAAACCAGTTTTATTGCTGACGCTCGTAAAAGTGGATTAACCAGTAGTGAAATTGGTATTATTACTCGAGCCCTACAATGGCGCTTAGATTTTCGACGTTTAAAAGTTGGTGATAAATTCTCAGTAATTTTATCGCGTGAAGTACATGGTAAACGCTTGGCTAATAGTCAATTAATTGGTGTTCGCATTAAGAATGGTAGCAAAGATTATTATGCTATTTTAGCTGATGATGGTAAATTCTATGATATTAACGGCGGTAGTTTATCACAAAGCTTTTTCCGATATCCTTTGGCAAAACAGGCTCGCGTTTCGTCAGGATTTAACCCTCGTCGCTTAAATCCTGTTACTGGTATTGTTACACCTCATAATGGTGTAGACTTTGCCGTATCTCGAGGAACACCAGTTTTATCGGTAGGTAATGGTGAAGTGGTTATTGCAAAGTACAGTGGTTCTGCGGGTAACTATATTGCTATTCGTCATGGTCGCCAGTATATGACAACTTATATGCATCTGGATAAAATATTGGTAAAACCCGGTCAGCAAGTTAAGCAAGGTGATAAGATTGGTTTATCTGGCAACACAGGACGATCGACTGGTCCTCATCTACACTTTGAGTTACATATTAATAATAAACCTGTTAATCCATTAACTGCAAGTTTACCTATTTCTGAAGGGTTAACTGGAAAATCAAAAAAGGCATTTTTGTCAAAAGTTAAAGATATTCGCTCACAGCTAAATTTTTAA
- the tolB gene encoding Tol-Pal system beta propeller repeat protein TolB, producing MKFASRFLITLFVLFYMMIANADVRIIITDGVSSAKPIAVVPFKWTGSGEPPQNIEDIVASDLRNSGKFNPIDVNNMPQKPTTASEVTPTVWDQLGVSAVVVGTIQPDASGKYLINYQLVDTVTRPGAVLAQNQYSIDKRWIRYAAHTASDEIFESLTGIKGAFRTRIAYVVKTTRGPFTHELRVSDYDGYDQMTVHRSKEPLMSPTWSPDGKKLAYVTFEGGRSSLVVKSLETGAVQTIAAFPKHNGAPAFSPDGSKLAFALSKDGSLNLYMMDLNSKKLTQITSGRSNDTEPSWMPDSQTIVYTSDQAGRPQLYTININGGSSQRLTWDNTQNQNARVAPDGSFIAMISTNNGEQHITRYDIETNTYQRLTDSFLDETPSIAPNGTMIIYSSTQGLGTILNLVSTDGNFKARLPATDGQVKFPAWSPYL from the coding sequence ATCAAATTTGCTTCTCGCTTTTTGATAACATTATTTGTTTTATTTTATATGATGATTGCTAATGCAGATGTTCGCATTATTATCACCGATGGTGTTAGTTCTGCCAAACCAATAGCAGTTGTACCTTTTAAGTGGACGGGATCTGGAGAGCCGCCACAAAATATTGAAGATATAGTTGCTTCAGATTTACGTAATAGTGGTAAATTCAATCCTATTGATGTTAATAATATGCCACAAAAACCAACAACTGCTTCAGAGGTTACTCCTACTGTTTGGGATCAACTTGGAGTTTCAGCTGTGGTTGTTGGTACTATTCAACCTGATGCTTCTGGAAAATACTTAATTAATTATCAATTAGTTGATACCGTCACTCGTCCTGGTGCAGTTTTAGCTCAAAATCAATATTCTATTGATAAACGCTGGATTCGTTATGCAGCCCATACTGCAAGCGATGAAATTTTTGAGTCATTAACAGGCATAAAAGGCGCTTTTAGAACACGTATTGCTTATGTGGTTAAAACTACTAGAGGACCTTTTACACACGAATTAAGGGTGTCTGATTACGACGGGTATGATCAAATGACTGTCCACCGTTCTAAAGAACCATTAATGTCGCCTACATGGTCACCAGATGGCAAAAAACTTGCTTATGTAACTTTTGAAGGTGGTCGTTCATCATTAGTTGTAAAATCATTAGAAACCGGCGCTGTTCAAACAATTGCGGCTTTCCCTAAACATAATGGTGCTCCTGCTTTTTCTCCTGATGGCAGTAAATTAGCTTTTGCATTATCCAAAGATGGAAGTTTAAATTTATATATGATGGATTTAAACTCAAAGAAATTAACTCAAATTACATCAGGTCGTAGCAATGATACTGAGCCATCATGGATGCCAGATAGCCAAACAATTGTTTATACTTCTGACCAAGCTGGTCGTCCTCAACTTTATACTATTAATATAAATGGTGGGAGTTCCCAACGTTTAACATGGGATAATACACAGAATCAAAATGCCCGTGTAGCTCCTGATGGTTCTTTTATTGCAATGATTTCGACAAATAACGGCGAACAGCATATTACACGTTATGATATAGAAACAAATACTTATCAACGATTGACGGATTCATTTTTGGATGAAACACCAAGCATAGCACCTAATGGAACTATGATTATTTATAGCTCAACACAAGGATTAGGAACAATTTTGAATCTTGTGTCAACCGATGGTAATTTTAAAGCTAGACTACCTGCAACTGATGGACAAGTAAAATTCCCAGCTTGGTCGCCATATTTATAA
- the mrcB gene encoding bifunctional glycosyl transferase/transpeptidase gives MNKSKKTTKTNKKRSAKKVKKKTLWRKLWSFLFKVFLVFAAVAIIYGIYLDQQIKERIDGNVWELPAAVYGQIIDLEPDSEYSLSDVVTMLVGAQYRQQDTKATRPGEFIVSNDTVEIYRRPFTFPDGEEKAFRVKISFYDNHIDRITNLDTGRDFGLLRIDPKLITMLHSPNGEQRLFVPLKEFPDSLIQTLIATEDKRFYNHFGVSLYSIGRAIFVNLTTGRTEGGSTLTQQTVKNLFLTNERSLSRKIREAYMALILDARYSKERILELYLNEVYFGQAGSEEIHGFPLASLYYFGRPVNELTLDQQAVLVGMVKGASLYNPWTQPKQVLERRNVVLKLTQQQGIIDDELYNLLSQRPLSVLPKGGVISPQPAFMQVVRSELRKLLGDKADHLSGMKIFTTFDPVAQAAAEQAVTNQIESLRKSTNKDLQTAMVIVSRETGEIRSIIGSAEPRYPGYNRAWLTRRSIGSLAKPSTYLTALGQPDNYQLNSWLNDNPLSIKVDNGSYWQPKNFDRKYRDRVMLVDALALSLNVPTVNLGMELGLDASKNTLEELGVPADRIPNLPSRLLGALELTPLETAQMFQTITNNGQRSPLTILRYVLTDKGKLVYQSYPQQLQAVSPQSAYLTTYAMQQVVESGTSRSLKAKYGPFKLAAKTGTSNDSRDSWFTGVDGKNVAVIWIGLDDHSPMKLTGATGALKIYSEYLQNNPPKKLVLPMPQNIFMMPIDSNGQWQCGGSGVRTLPVWTVNPQSLCSGSNQSVSDKSAPSWVSKMLNN, from the coding sequence TTGAATAAATCAAAGAAAACAACCAAAACAAACAAAAAACGATCCGCTAAAAAGGTTAAGAAAAAGACTTTATGGCGAAAGCTTTGGTCGTTTCTGTTTAAAGTCTTTCTTGTTTTTGCTGCTGTAGCTATAATTTATGGTATCTATCTTGATCAGCAAATCAAAGAACGTATTGATGGTAATGTTTGGGAGCTACCCGCAGCAGTTTATGGTCAAATTATCGATCTTGAGCCTGATAGTGAATACAGTCTAAGTGATGTAGTAACTATGTTAGTTGGGGCTCAATATCGACAGCAAGACACCAAAGCAACACGCCCAGGCGAATTTATTGTTAGTAATGATACGGTAGAAATTTATCGTCGACCTTTTACTTTTCCAGATGGTGAAGAAAAAGCGTTTCGTGTCAAAATTTCATTTTATGATAATCATATTGATCGTATCACTAATTTAGATACAGGTCGTGATTTTGGGCTATTACGCATTGATCCTAAATTAATTACTATGCTTCATTCTCCAAATGGTGAGCAGAGATTATTTGTGCCGTTAAAAGAATTTCCTGATTCACTCATACAAACATTAATAGCCACTGAAGATAAGCGTTTTTATAACCATTTTGGAGTGAGTTTATACTCTATTGGGCGTGCGATTTTTGTTAATTTAACGACAGGTCGTACAGAAGGAGGTAGTACCTTAACGCAACAAACAGTAAAAAACCTTTTTTTGACTAATGAACGTAGCTTAAGCAGAAAGATCCGGGAAGCTTATATGGCATTGATTTTAGATGCTAGATATAGCAAGGAGAGAATCTTAGAATTATATCTTAATGAAGTCTATTTTGGACAAGCAGGTAGTGAAGAGATTCATGGATTTCCATTAGCTAGCTTGTATTATTTTGGGCGTCCTGTCAATGAGCTTACATTAGATCAGCAAGCAGTTTTAGTTGGAATGGTAAAAGGAGCATCACTTTATAATCCTTGGACACAACCAAAACAAGTTCTTGAGCGCCGTAATGTTGTTTTAAAACTTACCCAGCAACAAGGTATTATTGATGATGAGTTATATAACTTATTAAGTCAGCGCCCACTCTCTGTATTACCTAAAGGGGGGGTCATTTCTCCTCAACCTGCATTTATGCAAGTTGTACGTAGTGAACTGAGAAAGCTGTTAGGAGATAAAGCTGACCATCTTTCTGGAATGAAGATCTTCACTACTTTTGATCCAGTTGCTCAGGCAGCTGCTGAACAAGCAGTAACCAATCAAATAGAATCATTACGTAAATCTACGAACAAAGATTTACAAACTGCAATGGTTATTGTTAGTCGGGAAACGGGTGAAATTCGATCAATTATAGGTAGTGCTGAACCACGTTATCCTGGTTACAATCGAGCATGGTTAACAAGACGATCAATTGGGTCTTTAGCTAAACCTTCAACCTATTTGACTGCTTTAGGACAACCAGATAATTATCAACTAAATAGTTGGCTTAATGATAATCCGCTGTCAATTAAAGTCGATAATGGAAGCTATTGGCAACCGAAAAATTTTGACCGGAAATATCGTGATCGTGTTATGTTAGTGGATGCTTTAGCGCTCTCACTTAATGTACCAACAGTTAATTTAGGAATGGAATTAGGACTTGATGCGAGTAAAAATACTTTAGAAGAATTGGGTGTACCGGCAGATCGTATACCTAATTTACCATCTAGATTACTTGGAGCTTTAGAATTAACTCCATTAGAAACAGCACAGATGTTTCAAACTATTACTAATAATGGACAACGTTCGCCATTAACTATTCTTCGATATGTATTAACGGATAAAGGCAAGTTGGTTTACCAAAGTTATCCACAGCAGCTACAAGCTGTGTCACCTCAGTCCGCTTATTTAACAACTTATGCTATGCAGCAGGTTGTTGAATCAGGTACATCACGTTCATTAAAAGCTAAATATGGACCATTTAAACTTGCTGCCAAAACTGGGACAAGTAACGATTCACGAGATAGTTGGTTTACAGGAGTTGATGGTAAAAATGTTGCTGTCATTTGGATTGGGCTTGATGACCATTCTCCTATGAAATTAACAGGAGCAACTGGAGCGCTAAAAATTTATAGTGAATATTTACAAAATAATCCACCTAAGAAATTAGTACTGCCTATGCCACAAAATATTTTTATGATGCCAATTGATAGCAATGGTCAGTGGCAATGTGGTGGAAGTGGTGTTCGTACTTTGCCTGTATGGACCGTTAATCCGCAAAGTTTATGTTCTGGCAGTAACCAATCGGTGTCTGATAAATCGGCACCTTCTTGGGTATCTAAAATGTTAAATAACTAA
- the pal gene encoding peptidoglycan-associated lipoprotein Pal, whose protein sequence is MQFSNFLKVAAVALPLMAVTACSSNKTTTDEGGTTIDNASQKVLEQIRKLQQMNIVYFDFDRYNVKQEYATLLDAHAIFMRANSGVKVVIEGHADERGTPEYNIALGERRASAVKSYLQGNGVSGGQMDIVSYGKEKPAVLGHDEEAYSQNRRAVITYSGF, encoded by the coding sequence ATGCAATTTTCTAACTTTCTTAAAGTAGCTGCGGTTGCTTTACCACTAATGGCAGTTACTGCATGTTCATCAAACAAAACCACTACTGACGAAGGTGGAACTACAATAGATAATGCATCACAAAAAGTTTTAGAACAAATTCGTAAATTACAACAAATGAATATCGTATATTTTGATTTTGATAGATACAATGTTAAACAAGAGTATGCAACATTATTAGATGCTCATGCAATTTTTATGCGTGCAAATTCAGGTGTTAAAGTTGTAATTGAAGGTCATGCTGATGAACGTGGTACTCCAGAATACAATATCGCATTAGGCGAACGTCGTGCGAGCGCAGTTAAATCATATCTACAAGGAAATGGTGTTTCTGGCGGACAAATGGACATCGTATCTTATGGTAAAGAAAAACCAGCAGTATTAGGGCATGACGAAGAAGCTTATTCTCAAAATCGTCGTGCAGTAATAACATACTCAGGTTTCTAA
- a CDS encoding TonB-dependent receptor — protein MKLVSQIVLPCLLSSTALIAYAQEKVNDDNDIETMKVVATIKDNNDQRIKKSSTATKSSFDIKDIPQTINSVDLQQEKIYGQNDLSIIVNKLPGVDATYDMRDEGIKIRGFSASSGDIYRDGVRASGQVRQSTANIERIEVLKGPASVLYGRGLGGGMINMISKQANFDSPTTLSLRGGSWDKYGGMIDINRVLHDKIAIRMTIDHQSDKSFRKGIKQRDTMVSPSILYDNLAGFNWLVQYTHDKLWRKPDRAPAYYNLPKGVSIKTAYAHPDDYVKDNFNSLRSVMGYEFNHDWSIKLTNLYRKADQNFDHLYAGNYCDLNGKLSNSAPCDYKGKLKFRRAWQETSNKTYSNTLDLVGKFNTASISHDMLIGFEYNIEKREPRLALTTQYPEAVDPYHPHWNSKKPRYNKLSTKTNHKATSKGIYWQDLISFTKQWKLLAGLRYDNYEFASDNKLNHQNRSYDGHSLSPRIGLIWQPIESQSFYASYSKNFAPYGGRGLITIATDSKTVYDDKPQYSRQYEVGVKSDWFNDKLSSQIALYDLELYNVRYQPDAVNDPYNWQVRGSDRSQGIELSVIGKLSNDWYINSGIGYQQAKVHKDKKTPANKDKYLSNTAKHSGYLSVRYLPYENWFTELEVNYKGSMYNDDNNQIKRPGYASWNAAIGYQTQFVDVTLAITNLLGKEYWRSSSMPGTPRAFLLTASYKL, from the coding sequence ATGAAATTAGTTAGTCAAATAGTCTTACCTTGTTTATTGAGCTCTACTGCTCTTATCGCTTACGCTCAAGAAAAAGTTAACGATGATAATGATATTGAAACTATGAAAGTTGTCGCAACAATTAAGGATAATAATGATCAGCGAATAAAAAAATCATCAACAGCAACTAAATCATCCTTTGATATAAAGGATATTCCTCAAACTATTAATTCGGTTGATCTTCAACAAGAGAAAATTTATGGACAAAATGATCTGAGCATCATAGTAAATAAATTACCTGGGGTAGATGCAACTTATGATATGCGAGATGAAGGTATCAAAATCCGAGGTTTTTCCGCCAGCTCTGGCGATATTTATCGTGATGGTGTTCGCGCGAGTGGACAAGTTAGACAAAGCACCGCTAACATTGAACGAATTGAAGTGTTAAAAGGGCCCGCCTCAGTACTTTATGGCAGAGGCTTAGGTGGCGGAATGATAAATATGATTAGTAAACAAGCAAACTTTGATTCACCCACTACGTTAAGTTTGAGAGGGGGATCTTGGGATAAATACGGCGGAATGATAGATATAAATCGTGTTTTACATGATAAGATTGCTATACGCATGACAATTGATCATCAATCAGATAAAAGTTTTCGTAAAGGAATAAAACAACGCGATACAATGGTTTCACCAAGTATATTGTATGATAATTTGGCTGGATTTAATTGGTTAGTACAATATACTCATGATAAATTATGGCGTAAGCCAGATAGGGCGCCAGCCTATTATAACCTACCTAAAGGCGTCTCAATTAAAACCGCTTATGCTCACCCTGATGACTATGTAAAAGATAATTTTAATTCATTACGTTCAGTTATGGGATATGAATTTAATCATGACTGGTCTATCAAGCTAACTAATCTATATCGTAAAGCTGATCAGAATTTCGATCACCTTTATGCAGGTAATTATTGTGATTTAAATGGTAAACTCAGTAATAGTGCGCCTTGCGACTACAAAGGTAAATTAAAATTCCGTCGAGCTTGGCAAGAAACATCAAATAAAACTTATAGCAATACCCTTGATTTAGTAGGTAAGTTTAATACGGCAAGTATTTCTCATGATATGTTAATAGGGTTTGAATATAATATTGAGAAACGAGAACCTAGATTAGCGTTAACTACTCAATATCCAGAAGCAGTTGATCCGTATCACCCTCATTGGAACTCGAAAAAACCTCGATATAATAAATTAAGTACGAAAACTAATCATAAAGCTACATCCAAAGGGATATATTGGCAAGACCTAATTAGTTTTACTAAGCAGTGGAAATTACTTGCAGGATTACGTTATGATAATTATGAGTTTGCATCGGATAACAAATTAAATCATCAAAATCGTTCATATGATGGACACTCCCTAAGTCCTCGGATCGGGTTAATTTGGCAGCCGATAGAATCTCAAAGTTTTTATGCTTCGTATAGTAAAAATTTTGCGCCATACGGCGGTCGCGGTTTAATCACAATTGCAACCGATTCTAAGACTGTTTACGATGACAAGCCTCAATATTCTCGTCAATATGAAGTTGGTGTTAAAAGCGATTGGTTTAATGATAAGCTTTCCTCTCAAATCGCGCTTTATGACCTTGAGCTTTATAATGTTCGTTATCAACCTGATGCTGTTAACGATCCTTATAATTGGCAAGTTAGAGGCAGTGATAGAAGCCAAGGTATAGAATTAAGCGTAATAGGAAAATTGAGCAATGATTGGTATATCAATAGCGGTATTGGTTATCAGCAAGCAAAAGTTCATAAAGATAAAAAAACACCTGCTAACAAAGACAAATATTTATCCAATACCGCTAAACATAGTGGTTATTTAAGCGTACGTTATTTGCCTTATGAAAATTGGTTTACTGAATTGGAAGTTAACTATAAGGGCTCAATGTATAACGATGATAACAATCAGATTAAACGTCCAGGTTATGCATCATGGAATGCTGCAATTGGTTATCAAACTCAATTCGTTGATGTGACTTTAGCTATAACTAATTTATTAGGTAAAGAGTATTGGCGTTCAAGTAGTATGCCCGGTACACCTCGAGCCTTTTTATTAACTGCAAGTTATAAATTATGA
- the mutM gene encoding bifunctional DNA-formamidopyrimidine glycosylase/DNA-(apurinic or apyrimidinic site) lyase, which yields MPELPEVETSRRGILPYLKGQTIKQIIVRQPKLRWAVDDAIKNAQGQVILDIQRRAKYLLLQLSYNWIVIHLGMSGSLRILKNHQEAEKHDHIDLVLENGVILRYTDPRRFGSWLWANSPDDVFQLQHLGPEPLSDEFSANYLFEKAKNRKIPIKSWIMDNHVVVGVGNIYASESLFMAKINPNRKVNSIQLVEFERLVNAIKQVLTKSISQGGTTLKDFLQSDGKPGYFAQELQVYGRDGEKCHICNAEIKSQKIGQRNTFYCEQCQK from the coding sequence ATGCCTGAATTACCAGAAGTAGAAACAAGTCGTCGTGGTATTTTACCTTATTTGAAAGGTCAGACTATTAAACAAATAATTGTTCGACAGCCTAAATTACGTTGGGCAGTTGATGATGCAATTAAGAATGCTCAAGGACAAGTTATTTTAGATATTCAAAGACGTGCGAAATATCTGTTGTTGCAATTGTCTTATAACTGGATAGTAATTCATTTAGGAATGTCAGGTAGTTTACGCATTTTAAAAAATCATCAAGAAGCTGAAAAACATGACCATATTGATTTGGTTTTAGAAAATGGTGTGATATTACGTTACACAGACCCAAGACGTTTTGGGTCTTGGCTTTGGGCTAATTCACCCGATGATGTATTCCAATTGCAACATTTGGGACCAGAACCTTTGAGTGATGAATTTTCAGCAAACTATTTATTTGAAAAAGCCAAAAATCGAAAAATTCCCATTAAAAGTTGGATTATGGATAATCATGTTGTGGTTGGCGTTGGCAATATTTATGCTTCAGAATCATTGTTCATGGCAAAAATTAATCCCAATCGAAAAGTCAATTCTATACAATTAGTGGAATTTGAAAGATTAGTTAATGCTATTAAGCAAGTACTTACTAAATCAATTTCACAAGGTGGTACCACTCTTAAAGATTTTTTGCAATCGGATGGAAAACCAGGTTATTTTGCACAAGAACTTCAAGTTTATGGTAGAGACGGTGAAAAATGCCATATTTGTAATGCGGAAATAAAATCACAAAAAATTGGACAACGTAATACGTTTTATTGTGAACAATGCCAAAAATAA
- the pepT gene encoding peptidase T gives MNITEQLVERFLRYVSIPSQSAMGCAHVPSTSGQTQLANLLKQELIDLNLQEVHLDEHSIVTAKLLGNNPNAPKIGYVAHLDTVDVALSDKINPQRVTFTGEDILLNKDKNIWFKVAEHPELNKYINEELIVTDGTSVLGADNKAAIAVVMTMLDQLQKQNCTYGDIYVAFVPDEEVGLNGAKKLDLNRFKPDFAYTIDCCELGEVVYETFNAGSAIIEIEGVTAHPMSAKNVLINPIGIANDIINCFDSFETPEHTEGKEGYFWFNDIIGNQSTTTLKMSIRDFDLAKYEARKTYIQEVISFISRKYPRAKIGCQITDTYSNIANYLGEDKRSIDLIYRSFEQLNIKANTIAMRGGTDGSALSARGLTTPNYFTGAHNFHSCFEFLPLSSFVKSFEVTMKIIELAAKV, from the coding sequence ATGAATATTACCGAACAATTAGTTGAACGTTTTTTACGTTACGTTAGTATACCAAGTCAAAGTGCGATGGGTTGTGCGCATGTTCCCTCTACATCAGGACAAACACAATTAGCCAATTTACTCAAACAAGAGTTAATTGATCTTAATCTTCAAGAAGTTCATCTTGATGAACACAGTATTGTAACTGCTAAGTTACTTGGAAATAATCCAAATGCGCCTAAAATTGGTTACGTCGCTCATCTTGATACGGTTGATGTCGCCTTATCGGATAAAATTAACCCACAACGAGTCACTTTTACGGGTGAAGATATTTTATTAAATAAAGATAAAAATATCTGGTTTAAAGTTGCTGAGCATCCTGAATTGAATAAATACATCAATGAAGAATTAATTGTTACTGATGGTACAAGTGTGCTAGGTGCCGATAATAAAGCTGCAATAGCTGTTGTTATGACAATGTTAGATCAATTACAAAAGCAAAATTGTACCTATGGTGATATTTATGTTGCTTTCGTACCTGATGAAGAGGTCGGTTTAAACGGCGCGAAGAAACTTGACTTGAATCGTTTTAAACCCGATTTTGCTTACACAATTGACTGTTGCGAATTAGGTGAAGTCGTTTATGAAACGTTTAATGCAGGTTCAGCAATTATTGAAATTGAAGGTGTAACTGCACACCCAATGTCAGCTAAAAATGTTTTAATCAACCCTATTGGTATTGCTAACGATATTATTAACTGTTTTGATAGTTTCGAAACGCCTGAACATACTGAAGGTAAAGAAGGTTATTTCTGGTTTAACGATATTATTGGTAATCAAAGTACGACAACGTTAAAAATGAGTATCCGAGATTTTGATTTGGCTAAATATGAAGCCCGTAAAACTTATATCCAAGAAGTGATAAGTTTTATAAGCCGTAAATATCCAAGAGCTAAAATCGGATGTCAAATAACCGATACTTATAGTAATATTGCTAATTATTTAGGTGAAGACAAGCGTTCAATTGATTTAATTTATCGATCATTTGAGCAATTGAATATTAAGGCAAATACAATTGCTATGCGTGGCGGAACAGATGGTTCAGCTCTATCGGCAAGAGGCCTGACTACACCAAACTACTTTACTGGTGCACATAACTTTCATTCATGTTTCGAATTTTTACCGTTATCATCATTTGTAAAATCATTCGAAGTAACAATGAAAATTATTGAATTAGCAGCTAAAGTTTAA
- the ybgF gene encoding tol-pal system protein YbgF: MHKKALILFLFLLSNSYSCAARSSDLERTIQAQGQLLVESQQKISELQADVDTLRGQLEETQYQLNQTIERQKMILQQLVNGSGLPSNTNPPKEGISLPTSLTEDQPPSDLSSWTNSGNDKTDYDFIVQFINDDKQNADTIVAFQKFIKNYPKSTYLANANYWLGQLYYKEGKKDEASFYYATVVKNYPSSSKAADSLYKVGVILLDKGDKKNAKNVFQQVISKYAKDKKTVDLAKQKLASIK, encoded by the coding sequence ATGCATAAAAAAGCACTGATATTGTTCTTATTTCTTTTATCTAACAGTTATAGTTGTGCAGCGAGAAGTTCAGATTTAGAAAGAACGATTCAAGCGCAAGGTCAATTACTAGTTGAAAGTCAACAGAAAATTAGTGAATTACAAGCAGACGTCGATACACTTCGTGGTCAATTAGAAGAAACTCAATACCAGCTTAATCAAACTATAGAACGTCAAAAAATGATTCTTCAGCAACTGGTTAATGGTTCAGGACTCCCTTCTAATACTAATCCACCCAAAGAGGGTATATCTTTACCAACTTCTCTTACTGAAGATCAACCACCATCAGATTTATCAAGCTGGACAAATTCTGGTAATGATAAAACTGATTATGACTTCATTGTACAATTTATTAATGATGATAAACAAAATGCGGATACAATAGTTGCCTTTCAAAAATTTATAAAGAATTACCCTAAATCAACTTATTTAGCTAATGCTAATTATTGGTTAGGTCAACTTTATTATAAGGAAGGAAAGAAAGATGAAGCTTCATTTTATTATGCTACTGTTGTAAAAAATTATCCATCTTCTTCCAAAGCAGCAGATAGCCTTTATAAAGTGGGTGTTATCTTATTGGATAAAGGTGATAAAAAGAATGCTAAAAACGTTTTTCAACAAGTTATAAGCAAATATGCTAAAGATAAAAAGACTGTTGATCTTGCGAAACAAAAATTAGCATCGATTAAATAA